In the Malus domestica chromosome 16, GDT2T_hap1 genome, one interval contains:
- the LOC103426059 gene encoding uncharacterized protein isoform X2 — MLQHMTQQQQQQQAQDEISSQISAQIFEFCDPELFQETLQNSEVTTSPNCCYEENSSFATNLSLPPDIETTFCIYPDNNGNTDANISQTPTTNSTNTTTTAASVHTTATTTTNATNNNSGNLSIIFDSQEEIDNDISASIDFSPSPPFSVPSFLINPQDQFDFSQMPLADPVVEGFSQYPAEPVPTLMTAPIASVFEEDCLSSVPSYVPLNPSSPPCSFLGPPMGPYMPTGPINPAALSADGTGIFTSSILMASELQQKDLEYQGDSGGIFFPDSLSRVFNPEELQALSAESQQLVSGGGNSTSLPTEIPIAEDPNFKVGKLSVEERKEKIHRYMKKRNERNFTKKIKYACRKTLADSRPRVRGRFAKNDDFGETHRSAGSNHEDDEDDEVAVKEEEDLADSSDIFAHISGVNSFKCSYPIQSWI; from the exons ATGTTGCAGCATATGacccagcagcagcagcaacagcagGCGCAG GATGAAATTTCTAGCCAGATTAGCGCtcaaatatttgaattttgcGACCCGGAACTATTCCAAGAGACCCTACAGAATTCCGAGGTCACCACTTCTCCAAATTGCTGCTACGAAGAAAATTCATCCTTTGCAACAAACCTTTCACTACCCCCAGATATAGAAACCACGTTCTGTATCTACCCAGACAACAATGGTAATACTGACGCAAACATTTCCCAAACCCCCACAACTAATAGcaccaacaccaccaccactgcTGCCAGCGTTCATACCACCGCAACCACCACCACTAATGCCACCAACAACAATAGTGGCAACCTTTCCATAATCTTTGATTCCCAAGAGGAAATTGACAATGATATATCAGCTTccattgatttttctccatccCCACCCTTTTCGGTACCTTCGTTTCTCATAAACCCGCAAGATCAATTTGATTTCTCTCAAATGCCATTAGCAGATCCTGTTGTTGAGGGATTTTCACAGTACCCTGCCGAACCTGTACCAACTCTTATGACAGCTCCAATAGCATCGGTTTTTGAAGAGGATTGCTTGTCTTCAGTGCCTTCTTATGTTCCTTTGAACCCTTCTTCTCCTCCGTGTTCATTTCTCGGTCCTCCTATGGGACCCTACATGCCTACTGGGCCTATAAATCCTGCTGCATTATCAGCTGACGGTACTGGAATTTTCACCAGCAGCATTCTTATGGCTTCTGAACTGCAACAGAAAGACTTGGAATATCAGGGAGACAGTGGTGGAATTTTCTTTCCAGATTCATTATCGAGGGTTTTTAACCCCGAAGAGCTTCAG GCACTTAGTGCTGAGAGTCAGCAACTGGTGAGTGGGGGTGGGAACTCTACTTCTTTACCAACTGAGATTCCAATAGCCGAAGACCCAAATTTTAAAGTAGGCAAGCTCTCTGTTGAAGAGAGGAAAGAAAAGATCCACAGGTACATGAAGAAAAGGAATGAGAGGAACTTCACCAAGAAAATCaag TATGCCTGCCGCAAAACACTTGCTGACAGCAGACCTCGAGTCCGAGGAAGATTTGCAAAGAACGATGACTTTGGAGAGACCCACAGATCTGCTGGAAGCAATCATGAAGATGATGAAGACGATGAA GTAGCTGTGAAAGAGGAAGAGGATTTGGCTGATTCTTCGGATATCTTTGCTCATATCAGTGGAGTGAACTCTTTCAAATGCAGCTACCCAATCCAGTCCTGGATTTGA
- the LOC103426059 gene encoding uncharacterized protein isoform X1 translates to MEHAYINISSNKLKIMMNDELNKKDEISSQISAQIFEFCDPELFQETLQNSEVTTSPNCCYEENSSFATNLSLPPDIETTFCIYPDNNGNTDANISQTPTTNSTNTTTTAASVHTTATTTTNATNNNSGNLSIIFDSQEEIDNDISASIDFSPSPPFSVPSFLINPQDQFDFSQMPLADPVVEGFSQYPAEPVPTLMTAPIASVFEEDCLSSVPSYVPLNPSSPPCSFLGPPMGPYMPTGPINPAALSADGTGIFTSSILMASELQQKDLEYQGDSGGIFFPDSLSRVFNPEELQALSAESQQLVSGGGNSTSLPTEIPIAEDPNFKVGKLSVEERKEKIHRYMKKRNERNFTKKIKYACRKTLADSRPRVRGRFAKNDDFGETHRSAGSNHEDDEDDEVAVKEEEDLADSSDIFAHISGVNSFKCSYPIQSWI, encoded by the exons ATGGAGCATGCCTACATCAATATCTCGTCTAACAAGTTAAAAattatgatgaatgatgaacttAACAAAAAG GATGAAATTTCTAGCCAGATTAGCGCtcaaatatttgaattttgcGACCCGGAACTATTCCAAGAGACCCTACAGAATTCCGAGGTCACCACTTCTCCAAATTGCTGCTACGAAGAAAATTCATCCTTTGCAACAAACCTTTCACTACCCCCAGATATAGAAACCACGTTCTGTATCTACCCAGACAACAATGGTAATACTGACGCAAACATTTCCCAAACCCCCACAACTAATAGcaccaacaccaccaccactgcTGCCAGCGTTCATACCACCGCAACCACCACCACTAATGCCACCAACAACAATAGTGGCAACCTTTCCATAATCTTTGATTCCCAAGAGGAAATTGACAATGATATATCAGCTTccattgatttttctccatccCCACCCTTTTCGGTACCTTCGTTTCTCATAAACCCGCAAGATCAATTTGATTTCTCTCAAATGCCATTAGCAGATCCTGTTGTTGAGGGATTTTCACAGTACCCTGCCGAACCTGTACCAACTCTTATGACAGCTCCAATAGCATCGGTTTTTGAAGAGGATTGCTTGTCTTCAGTGCCTTCTTATGTTCCTTTGAACCCTTCTTCTCCTCCGTGTTCATTTCTCGGTCCTCCTATGGGACCCTACATGCCTACTGGGCCTATAAATCCTGCTGCATTATCAGCTGACGGTACTGGAATTTTCACCAGCAGCATTCTTATGGCTTCTGAACTGCAACAGAAAGACTTGGAATATCAGGGAGACAGTGGTGGAATTTTCTTTCCAGATTCATTATCGAGGGTTTTTAACCCCGAAGAGCTTCAG GCACTTAGTGCTGAGAGTCAGCAACTGGTGAGTGGGGGTGGGAACTCTACTTCTTTACCAACTGAGATTCCAATAGCCGAAGACCCAAATTTTAAAGTAGGCAAGCTCTCTGTTGAAGAGAGGAAAGAAAAGATCCACAGGTACATGAAGAAAAGGAATGAGAGGAACTTCACCAAGAAAATCaag TATGCCTGCCGCAAAACACTTGCTGACAGCAGACCTCGAGTCCGAGGAAGATTTGCAAAGAACGATGACTTTGGAGAGACCCACAGATCTGCTGGAAGCAATCATGAAGATGATGAAGACGATGAA GTAGCTGTGAAAGAGGAAGAGGATTTGGCTGATTCTTCGGATATCTTTGCTCATATCAGTGGAGTGAACTCTTTCAAATGCAGCTACCCAATCCAGTCCTGGATTTGA
- the LOC103426059 gene encoding uncharacterized protein isoform X3 has protein sequence MNHIYTWQDEISSQISAQIFEFCDPELFQETLQNSEVTTSPNCCYEENSSFATNLSLPPDIETTFCIYPDNNGNTDANISQTPTTNSTNTTTTAASVHTTATTTTNATNNNSGNLSIIFDSQEEIDNDISASIDFSPSPPFSVPSFLINPQDQFDFSQMPLADPVVEGFSQYPAEPVPTLMTAPIASVFEEDCLSSVPSYVPLNPSSPPCSFLGPPMGPYMPTGPINPAALSADGTGIFTSSILMASELQQKDLEYQGDSGGIFFPDSLSRVFNPEELQALSAESQQLVSGGGNSTSLPTEIPIAEDPNFKVGKLSVEERKEKIHRYMKKRNERNFTKKIKYACRKTLADSRPRVRGRFAKNDDFGETHRSAGSNHEDDEDDEVAVKEEEDLADSSDIFAHISGVNSFKCSYPIQSWI, from the exons AtgaatcatatatatacatggcaG GATGAAATTTCTAGCCAGATTAGCGCtcaaatatttgaattttgcGACCCGGAACTATTCCAAGAGACCCTACAGAATTCCGAGGTCACCACTTCTCCAAATTGCTGCTACGAAGAAAATTCATCCTTTGCAACAAACCTTTCACTACCCCCAGATATAGAAACCACGTTCTGTATCTACCCAGACAACAATGGTAATACTGACGCAAACATTTCCCAAACCCCCACAACTAATAGcaccaacaccaccaccactgcTGCCAGCGTTCATACCACCGCAACCACCACCACTAATGCCACCAACAACAATAGTGGCAACCTTTCCATAATCTTTGATTCCCAAGAGGAAATTGACAATGATATATCAGCTTccattgatttttctccatccCCACCCTTTTCGGTACCTTCGTTTCTCATAAACCCGCAAGATCAATTTGATTTCTCTCAAATGCCATTAGCAGATCCTGTTGTTGAGGGATTTTCACAGTACCCTGCCGAACCTGTACCAACTCTTATGACAGCTCCAATAGCATCGGTTTTTGAAGAGGATTGCTTGTCTTCAGTGCCTTCTTATGTTCCTTTGAACCCTTCTTCTCCTCCGTGTTCATTTCTCGGTCCTCCTATGGGACCCTACATGCCTACTGGGCCTATAAATCCTGCTGCATTATCAGCTGACGGTACTGGAATTTTCACCAGCAGCATTCTTATGGCTTCTGAACTGCAACAGAAAGACTTGGAATATCAGGGAGACAGTGGTGGAATTTTCTTTCCAGATTCATTATCGAGGGTTTTTAACCCCGAAGAGCTTCAG GCACTTAGTGCTGAGAGTCAGCAACTGGTGAGTGGGGGTGGGAACTCTACTTCTTTACCAACTGAGATTCCAATAGCCGAAGACCCAAATTTTAAAGTAGGCAAGCTCTCTGTTGAAGAGAGGAAAGAAAAGATCCACAGGTACATGAAGAAAAGGAATGAGAGGAACTTCACCAAGAAAATCaag TATGCCTGCCGCAAAACACTTGCTGACAGCAGACCTCGAGTCCGAGGAAGATTTGCAAAGAACGATGACTTTGGAGAGACCCACAGATCTGCTGGAAGCAATCATGAAGATGATGAAGACGATGAA GTAGCTGTGAAAGAGGAAGAGGATTTGGCTGATTCTTCGGATATCTTTGCTCATATCAGTGGAGTGAACTCTTTCAAATGCAGCTACCCAATCCAGTCCTGGATTTGA